The following are encoded together in the Flavobacterium sp. TR2 genome:
- a CDS encoding KTSC domain-containing protein: protein MKKIVEYRKLLNVDKTAELKDLKTIYRNAMKESHPDKFVGNEAGLKEAEEKSKTIIEAYHFLVSIHPDTIKLNLPEYTETISTCSITDFKFVEGRLIIDFSNGSVYEYISVPKATYVKMVNADSPARFAKRHILNAFTWRKKTNQE from the coding sequence ATGAAAAAAATAGTTGAATACCGCAAGTTACTAAACGTAGACAAAACTGCAGAATTAAAAGATTTAAAAACAATTTATCGCAATGCGATGAAAGAATCTCATCCTGATAAATTTGTTGGAAATGAAGCTGGTCTTAAAGAAGCAGAAGAAAAAAGTAAAACGATTATCGAAGCTTACCACTTTCTAGTAAGCATCCACCCTGATACTATCAAACTTAATTTACCTGAGTACACAGAAACAATTTCAACTTGCTCTATTACAGATTTTAAATTTGTTGAAGGGCGTTTAATTATTGATTTTTCTAACGGAAGTGTTTACGAATACATCAGTGTTCCTAAAGCAACTTACGTGAAAATGGTAAATGCTGATTCTCCTGCAAGATTTGCAAAAAGACACATTTTAAATGCTTTTACCTGGAGAAAGAAAACAAATCAAGAATAG
- a CDS encoding DUF4369 domain-containing protein produces MKKILFVLTASAAIISCSKVKDGEYLITGTATGIENGKTIILQGQDPATRMPVSLDTVKVENGKFEIKGKVTEPAFHTLILQGANGPIPFILETGEINIAIDKDSIHKTKISGTYNNDEYFAFMEDMNKTQKSLIDFQKKNNDKMKQAQQAQDTAVINGLMKQYMEIQKEVQESSKKKYLTYAEGHPKSFITALIIQSLLNDPTADMKKLEGLYNGLDESLKNTAPGKEIKTRFGQAKMPSVGATAPAVGNAK; encoded by the coding sequence ATGAAAAAAATACTTTTTGTACTTACAGCTTCTGCAGCTATCATTTCTTGCAGCAAAGTTAAAGATGGAGAATACCTTATTACAGGTACAGCTACAGGAATTGAAAACGGAAAAACTATCATCTTACAAGGTCAAGACCCTGCTACGAGAATGCCAGTTTCTCTTGATACAGTAAAAGTTGAAAACGGAAAATTTGAAATAAAAGGAAAAGTTACTGAACCAGCTTTCCACACATTAATTTTACAAGGCGCTAATGGTCCTATCCCATTCATCCTTGAAACTGGAGAAATTAATATCGCTATTGATAAAGATAGCATCCACAAAACTAAAATTTCTGGAACTTACAACAATGATGAGTATTTTGCTTTCATGGAAGACATGAATAAAACTCAAAAAAGCTTAATTGATTTCCAGAAAAAGAATAACGACAAAATGAAGCAAGCTCAGCAAGCACAAGATACAGCAGTTATCAATGGCTTGATGAAACAATACATGGAAATTCAGAAAGAAGTGCAAGAAAGCAGCAAAAAGAAATATTTAACTTACGCTGAAGGTCACCCAAAATCTTTCATTACCGCTTTAATTATCCAAAGTTTATTGAATGATCCAACAGCAGATATGAAAAAATTAGAAGGACTTTACAATGGTTTGGATGAGTCTTTAAAAAACACTGCTCCAGGAAAAGAAATCAAAACTAGATTTGGCCAAGCAAAAATGCCATCTGTTGGTGCAACAGCTCCAGCGGTAGGCAACGCTAAATGA
- a CDS encoding site-specific integrase, which translates to MLESSFGLGFFLKRPKIESKEWIVYFRITVDGIRKESSTKRKWDNTRWDQRFERAIGSKEDAKSLNFFLDSLTLKINEIKTEMMYSGKTITAEKIMDEVLGRTAPKIKVLEEFQKHNDEMEALLGKGYAKGTLDRFTITKNHLTAFIKFKLKKHDLEFADLNLEFVKDFEFYLRTVRDCSNNTTLKYIANFKKIVIRAIDKELITKDPFKNFKGRKTKLVKKPLTAQELYELESHYFTTDRLNVVRDVFVFQCYTGLAYIDAYQLKKTDIKEGIDGNLWIMSERQKTNSSFNVPLLPQALKIVEKYKEHPLCIQRGTVLPVSSNQKMNEYLKEVAVLCGFPFTLNTHMARRTFGSTVTLNNNVPINVVKELLGHASVKQTEAYAITEQATIGREMSILNKKLNKTGSKISKPDLAVLSRLEKEIQAIKKKYNISS; encoded by the coding sequence ATGTTGGAAAGCAGTTTTGGTTTGGGATTCTTTTTAAAAAGACCCAAAATAGAAAGTAAAGAATGGATCGTATATTTCAGAATAACTGTTGACGGTATCCGTAAGGAAAGCTCAACTAAGAGAAAATGGGATAATACACGATGGGATCAAAGGTTCGAAAGAGCAATCGGCTCAAAGGAAGATGCAAAGTCCCTAAACTTCTTTTTGGATTCGCTGACTTTAAAAATCAATGAAATCAAAACCGAAATGATGTACAGCGGCAAAACCATAACCGCTGAGAAAATTATGGACGAGGTTCTGGGAAGGACAGCGCCAAAGATTAAGGTGCTCGAAGAATTTCAAAAGCATAATGATGAAATGGAGGCGCTTCTTGGAAAAGGCTATGCAAAAGGCACCCTTGACCGGTTTACCATTACTAAAAACCATTTGACTGCTTTTATCAAATTCAAGCTTAAAAAGCACGATCTTGAATTTGCGGATTTGAATCTTGAGTTTGTAAAGGACTTCGAGTTTTACCTTAGAACTGTACGCGACTGCAGCAACAACACCACCCTAAAGTATATTGCAAATTTCAAAAAGATTGTAATCCGCGCCATTGATAAGGAGTTAATCACCAAGGACCCATTTAAGAACTTTAAGGGACGTAAAACAAAACTGGTAAAAAAACCACTCACCGCACAGGAATTGTACGAACTTGAAAGTCATTATTTCACAACTGACAGGCTCAATGTCGTAAGGGATGTATTTGTCTTCCAATGCTACACTGGCCTGGCTTACATAGACGCTTATCAATTAAAGAAAACTGATATCAAAGAAGGCATTGATGGAAATCTATGGATTATGTCCGAAAGACAGAAAACAAACTCATCATTTAATGTACCTCTTCTTCCCCAAGCACTGAAAATAGTTGAAAAATATAAAGAGCACCCGCTGTGTATCCAGCGTGGAACCGTGCTTCCTGTTTCATCCAACCAGAAAATGAATGAGTATCTAAAAGAGGTGGCAGTCTTGTGTGGCTTTCCTTTTACATTAAACACGCATATGGCCCGCCGTACTTTTGGAAGCACTGTGACATTAAATAACAACGTCCCTATTAATGTAGTTAAAGAACTGCTGGGTCATGCATCGGTAAAACAGACTGAGGCATATGCTATAACTGAGCAGGCCACAATCGGTCGTGAAATGTCTATTCTCAATAAAAAACTCAATAAAACTGGATCCAAAATATCTAAACCTGATTTGGCGGTTCTCAGTAGGCTCGAAAAGGAAATTCAGGCAATCAAAAAGAAATACAACATTTCTTCGTGA
- the traN gene encoding conjugative transposon protein TraN — translation MYVFVLNYDDSCPDLNFKAENAVAASRDVLFSLENENQKRIEQCAWSAYSKKKKISGLKKSKYQIRLEVNGIFIQQDVLYLRVVFENKSKINYDIDQFRFFIRDKRKSKRTASQEIELEPLYATSSSSVIPYKSEIIKVYALEKFTIPENKYLTIQMIEKNGGRNLELDINNNLTNLVFPISELSSDTF, via the coding sequence TTGTACGTTTTTGTACTGAATTATGACGATTCCTGCCCTGACTTAAATTTTAAGGCTGAAAATGCAGTGGCTGCAAGCAGGGACGTGCTGTTTTCTTTAGAAAACGAAAATCAGAAAAGGATCGAACAGTGTGCTTGGTCTGCGTATTCAAAAAAGAAAAAAATCAGTGGTCTAAAAAAATCAAAGTATCAGATCAGACTAGAGGTGAACGGCATCTTTATCCAGCAGGATGTTTTGTATCTGCGTGTTGTTTTTGAAAACAAATCAAAGATTAACTACGATATTGATCAGTTTCGTTTTTTTATTAGGGATAAGAGAAAATCAAAACGAACAGCCTCACAGGAAATTGAATTGGAGCCTTTGTATGCAACTTCATCATCTTCTGTAATTCCTTATAAATCTGAAATAATAAAAGTCTATGCGCTGGAGAAATTTACTATCCCTGAGAATAAGTATCTAACCATTCAGATGATTGAAAAAAACGGGGGGCGAAATTTGGAATTAGATATAAATAATAATCTGACTAATCTGGTATTTCCGATTTCCGAATTAAGCAGTGACACTTTTTAA
- a CDS encoding S9 family peptidase — MGHSYGGFESSFIITQTQLFSAAIASGAITDLNSYYHTINSRSGKPDMWRFGIEQWTMLATPYEAPESYWSNSPIAHVKNVNTPTLLWTGKIDSQVNPSQSFEFYLALRRLGKKCIMLQYPDENHLLINSLNQKDVTERTMDWFRYFLKNDQSAMWIEKGTK, encoded by the coding sequence ATGGGACATTCTTACGGAGGTTTTGAATCTTCTTTCATTATTACTCAAACTCAGCTGTTTTCTGCTGCAATCGCTAGTGGTGCGATTACGGATCTGAACAGTTACTATCACACTATAAACAGTAGATCTGGAAAACCTGATATGTGGAGATTTGGAATTGAACAGTGGACAATGTTGGCAACACCTTATGAAGCACCAGAATCCTATTGGTCAAACTCACCTATTGCCCACGTAAAAAATGTAAATACGCCCACATTATTATGGACAGGTAAAATTGATTCGCAAGTAAATCCATCCCAAAGTTTTGAATTTTATTTAGCGCTGCGCCGACTTGGTAAAAAATGTATCATGCTGCAGTATCCAGATGAGAATCATCTATTGATAAATTCTTTAAATCAAAAAGATGTTACAGAACGTACAATGGATTGGTTTCGTTACTTCTTAAAAAATGACCAATCCGCTATGTGGATTGAAAAGGGTACAAAATAA
- a CDS encoding DUF6520 family protein translates to MKTLSLKNLLPAGVIALAVCGAFATTSMQSASKKTTTLTQGYNALSNNKCGNVSVDCDDAISENFCHISGDSGPLAYEKTTNNNCVTPLYRYDN, encoded by the coding sequence ATGAAAACTTTAAGTTTAAAAAATCTGCTGCCAGCAGGAGTTATAGCTCTGGCAGTCTGTGGTGCATTTGCAACCACTTCGATGCAGAGCGCTTCGAAAAAAACAACTACCCTGACACAGGGGTATAATGCCTTGTCAAACAACAAATGTGGTAATGTGTCAGTAGATTGCGACGACGCTATAAGTGAAAATTTTTGCCACATTTCAGGTGACTCTGGACCATTGGCCTATGAGAAAACTACAAACAATAATTGTGTAACGCCTTTATATCGTTATGACAATTGA
- a CDS encoding MauE/DoxX family redox-associated membrane protein, protein MNSRRSIKNLVIQLVSYLYVLLFVYAAISKLLDFENFHVQLSQSPLLSAFSSWIAVLVPIAELLTAILLITSRFRLWGLYFSLILMEMFTVYIFIILHFSSFIPCSCGGVLEKMSWNVHLLFNLTFIILAVLTILLSSNGGERKYTFKSYLKPIRLICFCLVFSVVSVTLLFLSSENIMHYNNPFIRRYPVHAAEFIYEIDLKFNSYYFAGSDEKKVYLGNYTNPSQVLLIDNKNKQIKRVRISFSPNKIPFKNISIAVRDSSFYLFDGSVPKYFQGSLKNWKINNDFDGFPYFTKALPLDDFSAVFRSNNAKNAANVLGIYNTSDTSGRIKYKRDLLERQTDGIFDTDGMLLYSPKLKKIVYLYYYRNEFIIADKLGNLSYRGHTIDTIKNVKIKTASLNNDKERTISSPVYIVNAHSAVYQNLLFVNSKIKGKNEIDKLWERSSIIDLYDIKTNKYLLSFPVYHIGKKRLRSLTITEENLYALIDKTLVVYKFSDIIKKEISSH, encoded by the coding sequence ATGAATTCACGTCGATCGATAAAAAATCTTGTAATACAGTTAGTTTCTTATTTATATGTTTTATTGTTTGTATATGCTGCAATAAGTAAACTGCTTGATTTTGAGAACTTTCATGTGCAGTTGTCACAATCTCCTCTATTAAGTGCTTTTTCATCATGGATAGCTGTGTTAGTTCCAATTGCAGAACTTCTTACTGCTATATTGTTAATTACGTCAAGATTTAGATTGTGGGGACTTTATTTTTCTCTTATACTGATGGAAATGTTTACGGTTTATATATTTATTATTCTTCACTTTAGTTCTTTTATTCCTTGTTCGTGTGGTGGTGTGTTAGAAAAGATGAGCTGGAATGTGCACCTGCTTTTCAATTTAACATTTATTATTCTAGCGGTTTTAACAATTTTATTAAGTTCCAATGGCGGCGAAAGAAAGTATACTTTTAAAAGTTACCTAAAACCTATAAGACTAATCTGCTTTTGCTTAGTTTTTAGTGTAGTTAGCGTCACATTGCTTTTTCTTTCCTCAGAAAATATTATGCATTATAACAACCCATTTATCAGAAGATATCCTGTGCATGCAGCAGAGTTTATTTACGAGATTGATTTGAAATTCAATTCATATTATTTTGCCGGTTCCGATGAGAAAAAAGTTTATCTCGGTAATTACACCAATCCTTCACAGGTTTTATTAATTGATAATAAAAACAAACAGATTAAAAGGGTTAGAATATCATTTTCTCCAAACAAAATACCATTTAAAAATATTTCCATAGCAGTCCGTGATTCCTCGTTTTATTTATTCGATGGGAGTGTCCCAAAATACTTTCAGGGAAGTCTGAAAAATTGGAAAATTAATAATGATTTTGATGGATTTCCTTATTTTACAAAAGCATTGCCTCTAGACGATTTTAGCGCAGTATTCCGATCTAATAATGCAAAGAACGCAGCAAACGTACTTGGAATTTACAACACATCGGATACGTCTGGCAGGATTAAATATAAAAGAGATTTATTAGAGCGGCAGACAGATGGAATTTTTGATACAGATGGGATGTTATTATACAGCCCAAAGCTAAAAAAAATCGTGTATCTCTATTACTACCGGAACGAATTTATAATTGCTGATAAACTTGGAAATTTATCTTATAGAGGGCATACTATAGATACAATAAAGAATGTCAAGATAAAAACTGCATCTTTAAATAATGATAAAGAGAGAACTATTTCTTCGCCTGTTTATATTGTAAATGCACATTCTGCTGTTTATCAAAATCTACTTTTTGTAAATTCAAAGATAAAAGGAAAAAATGAAATCGATAAGCTTTGGGAACGTTCCTCTATAATTGATTTGTATGATATTAAAACTAACAAATATCTCCTGAGCTTTCCAGTTTATCATATAGGAAAAAAAAGACTGCGTTCTTTAACTATAACTGAAGAAAATTTATATGCTTTGATTGATAAAACTCTTGTTGTATATAAGTTTAGTGATATCATTAAAAAGGAAATCTCATCACATTAA
- a CDS encoding plasmid mobilization protein — protein MEEKKSGRNRWLHIRLTKEEFDFIDKNFKASACRKRSDFVRRNLLRKPIVMRYRNESLDKLLQELIQLRTQLNFMGNNFNQSVKKLHTLFEISDLRVWILSFESERKKYFSLVEEIKKQIENLAQKWLQS, from the coding sequence ATGGAAGAAAAAAAAAGCGGCAGAAACAGATGGCTGCACATCCGGCTGACCAAAGAAGAATTTGATTTTATTGATAAGAATTTCAAAGCATCAGCCTGCCGTAAACGCAGTGACTTCGTGCGCAGAAATCTGCTGAGAAAACCCATTGTAATGAGATATAGAAACGAGTCGCTGGATAAGCTGCTGCAGGAGCTTATCCAGCTCAGAACACAGCTGAATTTCATGGGAAATAATTTCAATCAGAGCGTTAAAAAACTCCATACCCTTTTTGAAATTTCCGATTTAAGAGTCTGGATTCTGTCTTTTGAATCTGAAAGAAAAAAATATTTTTCGCTGGTTGAAGAAATAAAAAAACAAATTGAAAATCTCGCCCAAAAATGGTTGCAGTCATAA
- a CDS encoding relaxase/mobilization nuclease domain-containing protein, with protein sequence MVAVINTGHSIRGIFMYNENKVSQGAAVCIGEGNYPIDIEKMSESFKLGVFLKQLQLNENVKRCAVHISLNFDRSDKDLSKEKLMQIACCYMEKIGFGAQPYLVYQHHDAGHPHLHIASINVRADGSRINMHNIGRNQSETARKELEISFNLVRADSRRKQSPALINDIDAEKIKYGAIHSKTAIGSVLNAVIPHYKYTTLGELNAVLNLYNVKAERGKENSKMFQNKGLVYQILDENKKTVGVPIKASSFYSKPTLSRLEINFADSKTSRMINMKRTRNAVDLLLLKYPNITLSQLETRLANQGITAVVRKNEQGLIYGMTYIDHNTRCVFNGSSLGPGYAAKGLLQRLGHSSHYEKQYTVPDGTAKKHGSFISAGEVQRIIDEVLYAGTPSDYLPRELKNKRKKRRRKGQSDNN encoded by the coding sequence ATGGTTGCAGTCATAAACACAGGACACTCGATTAGAGGCATCTTCATGTACAATGAGAATAAAGTTTCCCAGGGTGCAGCTGTGTGCATCGGCGAGGGAAATTATCCCATCGATATTGAAAAAATGTCAGAATCTTTTAAGCTCGGCGTATTTCTAAAACAGCTCCAGCTCAATGAAAATGTCAAGCGCTGCGCTGTGCACATCTCACTGAATTTTGACCGTTCGGACAAGGATTTATCCAAAGAGAAACTCATGCAGATTGCCTGTTGTTATATGGAGAAAATTGGATTCGGCGCACAGCCTTATCTGGTCTACCAGCACCACGATGCGGGACATCCCCACCTTCATATCGCATCCATAAATGTGCGGGCAGACGGATCCAGAATTAACATGCACAATATTGGAAGAAACCAGTCTGAAACTGCTCGCAAAGAATTGGAGATTTCTTTTAATCTGGTTCGGGCGGACTCGAGAAGAAAACAGAGTCCGGCACTTATTAATGACATCGATGCGGAAAAAATAAAATATGGGGCAATACATTCCAAGACAGCCATCGGAAGTGTACTCAATGCAGTTATTCCGCACTACAAATACACAACGCTGGGTGAGCTGAACGCAGTATTGAACCTCTATAACGTGAAGGCGGAAAGGGGAAAGGAAAATTCAAAAATGTTTCAGAATAAAGGGCTGGTCTACCAGATTCTGGATGAGAACAAAAAGACTGTCGGAGTTCCTATAAAAGCCAGTAGTTTTTATTCCAAGCCAACCCTTTCCCGGCTTGAAATTAATTTTGCCGACTCCAAAACTTCTCGCATGATAAACATGAAAAGAACACGAAATGCGGTGGACCTGCTCCTTTTGAAATACCCAAACATTACGCTCTCGCAGCTTGAAACGCGGCTGGCTAACCAGGGCATTACGGCAGTTGTCAGAAAAAATGAACAGGGGCTAATATACGGCATGACGTACATAGATCATAACACCAGATGCGTTTTCAACGGAAGCAGTCTGGGACCTGGATATGCAGCCAAAGGTCTCCTGCAGCGTCTGGGCCATTCCTCTCATTATGAGAAGCAGTATACAGTTCCTGATGGTACCGCTAAGAAGCACGGCTCTTTTATTTCCGCAGGGGAAGTGCAGCGGATAATTGATGAAGTGCTTTACGCCGGAACGCCGTCAGATTACCTTCCCAGAGAGCTTAAAAACAAGCGAAAAAAAAGAAGGAGAAAAGGACAGTCCGATAATAATTAA
- the mobC gene encoding conjugal transfer protein MobC, protein MQTGENEQALRKILDMTRLMSIAVLLIHFYYYCFNSFRHWNLAPDFTCRILENIYRTGLLDSFHKSKLFALGLLVISLMGARGRKDEKLHFRTAFYYISLGLMFYFGSYLAFVIFANAEVCSVLYISLCSLGYLMTLSGGTLLSRIIRRKLGSADIFNKENETFPQEERLIENEYSVNLPARYHLKDKVRSSWINIINPFRGILVPGTPGSGKSYFVIRHIITQHIAKGFSMFIYDFKFDDLTVIAYNAWLKYRHLYAVEPKFYIINFDDLSRTHRCNPLDPAAMTDITDAAESARTILMGLNREWIKKQGDFFVESPINFLTAVIWYLRKYNDGEFCTLPHVIEMIQADYESLFTLLRTEKEIEVLINPFVSAFLNEAVDQLEGQIASAKISLAKLSSPQLYYVLSGSDFTLDINNPSDPKIVSMGNNPQKIQTYGAVLSLFVSRLIKQVNQKGKLKSSLIFDEFPTVYLNNIDSLIATARSNRVSTCLGIQDFSQLRKDYGREQADVIINIVGNIICGQVSGDTAKQLSERFGKIMQDRESLSINSSDTSISRSRQLESAVPPSKISSLSSGEFVGMTADNPDCRIELKTFHCEIINDHEKIKKETDNYQEIPIIRTIDNAIIHKNYLQIKIEIQEIIHSEMERIIKNPALSSLVLKKEK, encoded by the coding sequence ATGCAGACGGGAGAAAATGAACAGGCGCTTAGAAAAATTTTAGATATGACAAGACTGATGAGCATCGCAGTGCTGCTCATCCATTTTTATTATTACTGCTTTAATTCCTTCAGGCATTGGAATCTTGCGCCGGATTTTACCTGCAGGATACTGGAGAATATTTATCGTACGGGGCTTTTGGACAGCTTCCATAAATCAAAGCTTTTTGCACTTGGACTCTTGGTTATTTCCCTCATGGGGGCCAGAGGAAGAAAAGATGAAAAGCTCCATTTTAGAACTGCTTTTTATTATATCTCATTGGGGCTGATGTTTTACTTTGGTTCCTATCTGGCTTTTGTAATATTTGCGAATGCTGAGGTCTGCTCCGTACTATATATCTCACTGTGTTCTTTGGGTTATTTAATGACGCTTTCCGGTGGCACCCTACTCTCCCGAATTATCCGCAGAAAGCTGGGTTCAGCAGATATATTCAATAAGGAAAATGAAACTTTCCCACAAGAGGAAAGGCTGATTGAAAACGAATATTCCGTTAACCTTCCCGCACGCTATCACCTCAAAGACAAAGTGCGCAGCAGCTGGATTAACATTATAAATCCCTTCCGAGGTATTCTGGTTCCAGGCACGCCGGGTTCGGGAAAATCATACTTTGTAATCCGCCATATAATCACCCAGCATATTGCCAAAGGATTTTCCATGTTCATCTATGATTTTAAGTTCGACGACCTCACCGTTATCGCCTATAATGCCTGGCTGAAATATCGTCATCTTTATGCCGTGGAGCCCAAATTTTACATCATAAATTTTGACGACCTCTCCAGAACGCACCGGTGCAATCCTCTTGATCCTGCGGCAATGACAGACATTACCGATGCCGCTGAATCTGCCCGCACAATCCTTATGGGACTCAACCGGGAGTGGATTAAAAAACAGGGAGATTTCTTTGTGGAATCCCCTATAAATTTCCTGACAGCTGTCATCTGGTACCTTCGAAAATACAACGATGGCGAGTTCTGCACCCTGCCCCACGTTATTGAAATGATCCAGGCAGATTACGAGAGCCTTTTCACGCTTTTGAGAACTGAAAAAGAGATCGAAGTGCTTATCAATCCCTTTGTCAGTGCGTTCCTGAACGAGGCTGTAGACCAGCTGGAGGGGCAGATCGCTTCTGCTAAAATCTCACTGGCAAAACTCTCCTCACCCCAGCTTTACTATGTGCTGTCAGGCAGTGATTTTACCCTTGACATTAATAATCCATCTGATCCAAAAATTGTTTCAATGGGGAACAATCCGCAGAAAATACAGACATACGGGGCAGTCCTTTCCCTTTTTGTCAGCCGTCTTATCAAACAGGTAAACCAGAAGGGAAAGCTTAAAAGCAGTCTCATTTTTGACGAGTTCCCCACTGTCTATCTCAATAATATTGACAGTCTGATTGCAACGGCAAGAAGCAACAGAGTGAGCACCTGTCTGGGTATTCAGGACTTCAGCCAGCTTCGTAAAGACTACGGCCGCGAGCAGGCTGATGTGATCATTAATATAGTCGGAAATATCATCTGCGGACAGGTCAGTGGGGATACGGCCAAACAGCTCTCAGAGCGTTTCGGAAAAATAATGCAGGACCGCGAAAGCCTCTCTATAAACAGCAGCGACACCTCCATAAGCCGTTCCCGACAGCTGGAATCCGCAGTGCCGCCTTCGAAGATTTCTTCGCTGAGTTCGGGGGAATTCGTGGGCATGACAGCTGATAACCCGGACTGCAGAATTGAGCTTAAAACCTTTCACTGCGAGATCATCAACGACCACGAAAAAATTAAAAAAGAAACAGATAATTACCAAGAAATTCCGATCATACGGACAATTGATAATGCTATCATCCACAAAAATTATCTGCAGATAAAAATTGAAATTCAGGAAATAATCCACAGTGAAATGGAAAGGATAATCAAAAATCCTGCGCTTTCATCACTGGTTCTCAAAAAAGAAAAATAA